One stretch of Labrenzia sp. CE80 DNA includes these proteins:
- a CDS encoding ABC transporter ATP-binding protein: protein MNVLSIDGLTVDFKTAEGQVRAVDDVSFTVPQNKTVALVGESGSGKTVISQTIMGLLPASAHVTSGGVVLNDPRGTEQPVDITKLERKGPQMRHLRGNQIAIIFQEPMTSLSPLHTIGDQIGEAALLHRNVGTAEARELTREMLRLVQFPDPAQSLDAYPFELSGGLRQRAMIAMAMICRPALLIADEPTTALDVTIQAEILKLIKDVQSELEMSILMITHDFGVVANMADEVVVIYHGRIMEKGTAQQLFNDPQHAYLKALLKAVPSFHMDKSERLAPIRPIEVHAEDLKKSRIECTVEPGKPLVEVKNATKRFNLRKAGLFGTAPKTLTALDTINLTIRRGECLGLVGESGSGKTTAAKAILRAIDLNEGQVSYDRGEGLTDIAELSGGDLMDYRRRVQLIFQDPFSSLNPRMTVNDILTEPLQIHGIGTPEDQAERARSLMNLVGLDARFLRRYPHSFSGGQRQRIGIARALALNPEFLLCDEPTSALDVSVQAQILNLLQDLKRDLNLTYLFVSHNLAVVDYIADRIAVMCRGRVVEIGETREIVSNPLHPYTKALLSAVPEPDLETPLDFAALGESRASDPSQWPEPFRLVNGVEPTLVEFEKDHFVCAPGVEAQSALRGTAA, encoded by the coding sequence GTGAATGTTCTGTCGATCGACGGCCTGACCGTCGATTTTAAAACTGCGGAAGGTCAAGTCCGTGCGGTGGACGATGTCTCTTTCACCGTTCCCCAGAACAAGACCGTGGCGCTGGTGGGAGAGTCCGGGTCCGGCAAGACGGTTATTTCACAGACAATTATGGGCCTTTTGCCCGCTTCTGCCCATGTGACATCAGGTGGCGTGGTTTTGAACGACCCGCGCGGCACGGAGCAGCCGGTCGATATCACCAAGCTCGAGCGCAAAGGCCCGCAGATGCGCCATCTGCGCGGCAATCAGATCGCAATCATCTTTCAGGAGCCGATGACATCGTTATCGCCGCTCCATACGATTGGCGACCAGATTGGCGAAGCCGCCCTTCTTCATCGCAATGTTGGCACCGCAGAAGCGCGTGAGTTGACGCGCGAAATGCTTCGTCTTGTGCAGTTCCCGGACCCTGCGCAGTCGCTTGATGCCTACCCCTTTGAGCTGTCCGGCGGGTTGCGCCAGCGGGCCATGATCGCAATGGCGATGATCTGCCGTCCGGCACTCCTGATTGCCGATGAGCCGACAACCGCGCTCGACGTGACAATCCAGGCGGAAATCCTCAAGCTGATCAAGGATGTCCAGTCAGAGCTGGAAATGTCAATCCTGATGATTACCCATGATTTTGGCGTCGTTGCCAACATGGCCGACGAGGTGGTGGTGATCTATCATGGCCGCATTATGGAAAAGGGCACGGCGCAGCAGCTCTTCAATGATCCGCAACATGCCTATCTGAAAGCGCTACTGAAGGCTGTTCCAAGCTTTCACATGGACAAGAGTGAGCGGTTGGCGCCTATACGCCCGATCGAGGTCCACGCCGAAGATCTGAAGAAGAGCCGGATCGAGTGCACGGTGGAACCCGGCAAGCCATTGGTGGAGGTGAAGAACGCCACCAAGAGATTCAATCTTCGCAAGGCGGGCCTGTTCGGGACAGCGCCAAAAACGCTGACGGCGCTGGATACCATCAATCTTACCATCCGGCGTGGTGAATGCCTGGGACTGGTGGGGGAATCCGGCTCGGGCAAAACGACCGCCGCCAAGGCGATTTTGAGGGCGATCGATCTCAACGAAGGTCAGGTTTCTTACGACCGGGGTGAGGGTCTGACCGACATCGCGGAGCTGTCCGGTGGCGACCTGATGGATTATCGGCGCCGCGTGCAGCTAATTTTCCAGGATCCGTTCTCATCACTGAACCCGCGCATGACGGTCAACGATATCCTGACCGAACCACTGCAGATCCATGGAATCGGCACACCTGAAGATCAGGCGGAGCGGGCACGCAGCCTGATGAATCTGGTCGGTCTCGATGCTCGTTTCCTGCGCCGCTATCCTCATTCCTTCTCCGGCGGTCAGCGCCAGCGCATCGGCATCGCCAGGGCGCTCGCGCTCAACCCGGAGTTTCTGCTTTGCGATGAACCGACATCGGCGCTCGATGTTTCCGTGCAGGCCCAAATCCTCAACCTGCTTCAGGATCTGAAGCGGGATCTGAACCTGACCTATCTGTTTGTCAGTCACAATCTCGCGGTGGTGGACTATATCGCCGATCGCATTGCGGTCATGTGCCGTGGACGTGTCGTCGAGATCGGGGAAACCCGGGAGATCGTCTCCAATCCACTCCATCCTTATACCAAAGCTCTTCTGTCGGCCGTTCCCGAGCCAGATCTTGAGACGCCGCTCGATTTTGCCGCCCTTGGCGAAAGCCGGGCGTCGGATCCCTCGCAGTGGCCCGAGCCTTTCCGTTTGGTTAATGGCGTTGAGCCGACGCTTGTTGAATTTGAAAAAGATCATTTTGTATGCGCACCGGGCGTGGAGGCCCAGAGCGCTCTCAGGGGGACTGCAGCATGA